One part of the Deinococcus depolymerans genome encodes these proteins:
- a CDS encoding metalloregulator ArsR/SmtB family transcription factor, whose amino-acid sequence MTTLTSPTVLDQLKALAQDTRYELVRHLAQGERCVCDLEALLDLPQSKVSYHLSLLKEAGLVTAEQRGKNMYYTLKTGPLFLLGGQLLADLFSDHPHLTHQVKSVC is encoded by the coding sequence GTGACGACCCTGACTTCCCCCACGGTGCTGGATCAGCTCAAAGCGCTGGCGCAGGATACCCGCTATGAACTCGTGCGGCATCTGGCCCAGGGTGAACGTTGTGTCTGCGACCTGGAAGCCCTGCTGGATCTTCCGCAGTCCAAGGTGTCCTATCACCTGAGTCTGCTCAAGGAAGCGGGGCTGGTGACTGCGGAACAGCGCGGCAAGAATATGTACTACACCTTGAAGACCGGTCCGTTGTTTCTGCTGGGTGGGCAGCTCCTCGCTGATCTCTTTTCAGATCATCCGCACCTGACACATCAAGTCAAATCGGTGTGTTAG
- a CDS encoding MIP/aquaporin family protein → MGVPLSRAVTAEGLGTFALVFFGPGAAVVQAQTGALGHLGVAAVFGLTVTAVIAALAPISGAHINPAATFALTLAGQFPRARVLPYVAAQLLGASLAAFTLLALFDLKGNLGVTLPAGSVTQAFVLEVILTFFLLLVALRSGLPWVVGGVVALEAAMGGPITGASMNPARSFGPALASGIWTAHWLYWVAPLLGAALAVAVNHLLAPTAPVKPQPQQAQEFVPEGDPA, encoded by the coding sequence GTGGGCGTTCCCCTCTCCCGGGCGGTCACTGCAGAAGGGCTGGGCACCTTCGCCCTGGTGTTCTTCGGCCCTGGCGCGGCTGTCGTGCAGGCCCAGACCGGTGCCCTGGGTCACCTCGGGGTCGCGGCCGTCTTCGGCCTGACCGTCACGGCCGTGATCGCCGCACTGGCCCCCATCAGTGGCGCTCATATCAACCCGGCCGCGACGTTTGCGCTGACGCTCGCCGGTCAGTTCCCGAGAGCGCGCGTGCTGCCGTATGTCGCTGCTCAATTGCTCGGTGCGTCCCTGGCGGCCTTCACGCTGCTGGCCCTGTTCGACCTGAAGGGCAACCTGGGCGTCACCCTGCCGGCCGGGAGCGTGACGCAGGCGTTCGTGCTTGAAGTGATCCTGACCTTCTTCCTGCTTCTGGTGGCGCTGCGTTCCGGGTTGCCGTGGGTGGTCGGCGGTGTCGTCGCGCTGGAGGCCGCGATGGGTGGTCCGATCACCGGGGCGAGCATGAACCCCGCGCGTTCCTTCGGCCCGGCGCTGGCCAGCGGCATCTGGACGGCCCACTGGCTGTACTGGGTCGCGCCCCTGCTGGGTGCGGCGCTCGCGGTTGCCGTCAATCACCTGCTCGCGCCCACGGCCCCGGTCAAACCTCAGCCGCAGCAGGCGCAGGAATTCGTGCCTGAAGGAGATCCGGCGTGA
- a CDS encoding DUF6428 family protein: MTRTLPLPTLPLPIPGLSECTTTGALITALRTLPQRPLQFHLHGQVLVPAGYHVTEVKAVTIEAMDCGGTANAWRETVIQLMDGSAEEAKAGFMTNRKFLAIYDRVVKHIPVRDEAEVRFEYGSTSAPALQYHVTHIDIQPDAITVHLRTPGVRCKAGDACGLPAGAAGAAGDSCEPASGCCAQAPVTLG; encoded by the coding sequence ATGACCCGAACCCTGCCGCTGCCCACCCTGCCGCTGCCCATTCCCGGCCTCAGCGAGTGCACCACCACGGGCGCCCTGATCACTGCCCTGCGCACCCTGCCGCAGCGACCCTTGCAATTCCACCTGCACGGGCAAGTGCTCGTCCCGGCCGGCTATCACGTCACCGAGGTCAAGGCCGTCACCATCGAAGCGATGGACTGCGGCGGGACGGCCAACGCCTGGCGGGAGACCGTCATTCAGCTCATGGACGGCAGTGCCGAGGAAGCGAAGGCCGGCTTCATGACCAACCGCAAGTTCCTGGCCATCTACGACCGCGTCGTCAAGCACATCCCCGTGCGCGACGAGGCCGAAGTGCGCTTTGAATACGGCAGTACCAGCGCTCCTGCCCTGCAGTACCACGTCACCCACATCGACATTCAACCCGACGCGATCACCGTTCACCTGCGCACACCGGGCGTCCGGTGCAAGGCGGGAGACGCCTGCGGCCTCCCCGCCGGTGCGGCCGGTGCGGCCGGTGACAGCTGTGAGCCTGCCTCCGGCTGCTGCGCCCAGGCACCCGTCACCCTCGGTTGA
- a CDS encoding transposase codes for MGIRQVRLLADRGFCDTDLMAWLQHCGWTYRIRIKSTLILSTPDGQRLCKISDVKLQPRETACFHHVRLTGRQFGPVHVVLGRPSDDPEQWQVVSNEPTSVETFGEYGERFQIEEGFLDEKSGLFELEASKLRDVNSLERLVMVISVAMLVLVSEALDVVERGDRRVVDPHWQRGLSYLKIGHKAMSYALSRGQRFFRTLRLHGGPDPEPPKPRKRGQPSSLEALKNGWHVSFHFIS; via the coding sequence GTGGGCATTCGTCAGGTCCGCCTGCTGGCGGACCGGGGTTTCTGCGATACCGACCTGATGGCATGGCTCCAGCACTGCGGATGGACTTACCGCATCCGTATCAAATCCACCCTGATCCTCAGCACGCCAGACGGGCAGCGCCTCTGCAAGATCAGCGACGTGAAACTCCAACCGAGGGAAACGGCGTGCTTCCACCATGTGCGTCTGACCGGACGGCAATTCGGGCCGGTGCACGTCGTTCTAGGTCGTCCATCAGACGACCCGGAGCAATGGCAGGTGGTGAGCAACGAGCCCACCAGCGTGGAAACCTTTGGCGAGTACGGCGAGCGCTTCCAGATCGAGGAAGGGTTCCTAGACGAGAAAAGCGGCCTGTTCGAGCTGGAAGCGTCCAAGCTGCGGGATGTGAACAGCCTGGAACGGCTGGTCATGGTGATCTCGGTGGCGATGTTGGTGCTGGTGTCCGAAGCGCTGGACGTGGTGGAGCGTGGGGATCGACGCGTCGTCGATCCCCACTGGCAGCGCGGATTGAGCTACCTGAAGATTGGGCACAAAGCGATGAGCTACGCGCTGAGTCGAGGTCAGAGGTTCTTCAGAACCCTGAGATTGCATGGTGGCCCGGACCCCGAGCCACCGAAACCCAGAAAGCGTGGCCAGCCGTCCTCGTTGGAAGCACTCAAGAACGGCTGGCACGTCAGTTTTCACTTCATCTCATAA
- a CDS encoding metallophosphoesterase family protein, with protein MKIAVFGDVHGNRFALEAVARDIEAHQPDVWVNLGDQLFGGADPAGAWHLQQQLRAQHGVLEVRGNTDERLGQPLTETTEKREMLAWLHAQLPEGAGASVAALPTSVTLTGGEVLAAHGTPDSAWTYLLRDGKAWASDDLVQERLGDTGNARVVIVGHSHLEHVRQIGSLTVVNAGAVSRQKDGSPLARWVLLEGGDGIWTVTFRRVPYDTESAARWAEKHAYQGAREAAQLRAGKISK; from the coding sequence GTGAAGATCGCGGTCTTTGGCGACGTGCACGGCAACCGCTTCGCGCTTGAGGCGGTCGCCAGGGACATCGAGGCGCATCAGCCGGACGTCTGGGTGAACCTGGGGGATCAGCTGTTCGGCGGCGCCGATCCAGCCGGCGCGTGGCACCTCCAGCAGCAGCTCAGGGCGCAGCACGGGGTTCTGGAGGTGCGGGGCAACACGGACGAACGCCTCGGCCAGCCTCTGACCGAAACGACTGAGAAACGCGAGATGCTCGCGTGGCTGCACGCTCAGCTCCCTGAAGGGGCAGGCGCGTCCGTCGCGGCCCTGCCGACCAGTGTCACTCTGACGGGCGGGGAGGTGCTCGCGGCGCACGGCACGCCAGACTCCGCGTGGACGTACCTCCTGCGTGACGGGAAGGCCTGGGCCAGTGACGACCTCGTGCAGGAACGCCTGGGTGACACTGGGAACGCCCGCGTGGTGATCGTGGGGCACTCGCACCTGGAGCACGTGCGCCAGATCGGTTCCCTGACGGTCGTCAACGCCGGCGCGGTGTCACGGCAGAAAGACGGCTCCCCGCTGGCGCGCTGGGTGCTGCTCGAGGGCGGGGACGGGATCTGGACGGTGACGTTCCGGCGAGTGCCGTACGACACCGAGTCGGCCGCCCGGTGGGCCGAGAAGCACGCGTATCAGGGCGCGAGGGAAGCGGCGCAGCTGCGCGCCGGGAAGATCTCGAAATGA
- a CDS encoding arsenate reductase ArsC, which produces MIRVLILCTHNSARSQMAEALTRDAARRLGVDLDVHSAGTEATRVKDDAKTVMAELGLDLSTHTSKTLWDVPDAQNFDYVVTVCDSAAEACPAYPGKTTRRHYPFVDPSGGSLDRWRAVRDQQKAQFGAFVQALKDGRDVPATYEDSPAVPVA; this is translated from the coding sequence ATGATCCGCGTCCTGATTCTCTGCACGCACAACTCGGCCCGGTCCCAGATGGCCGAAGCCCTCACCCGGGATGCTGCCCGGCGCCTCGGCGTCGATCTGGACGTGCATTCCGCCGGCACGGAAGCCACCCGCGTCAAGGACGACGCGAAAACCGTCATGGCTGAACTCGGCCTGGACCTGAGCACGCACACCAGCAAGACCCTCTGGGACGTCCCGGACGCCCAGAACTTCGATTACGTGGTGACCGTGTGCGACAGTGCCGCCGAAGCGTGCCCCGCGTACCCCGGCAAGACCACCCGGCGGCACTACCCCTTCGTGGATCCCTCGGGCGGCAGCCTCGACCGCTGGCGCGCCGTGCGTGACCAGCAGAAGGCGCAGTTCGGGGCGTTCGTGCAGGCGCTGAAGGACGGCCGGGACGTGCCGGCCACGTACGAGGACAGCCCCGCCGTCCCGGTGGCCTGA